The genomic interval TGGCAAACAAAGCCGAAAGCGTCGCCTCTTTGCTGGCCGCCGCGTGGATTGCCCCCGAACTTCTTCCCATTTGCAAAAATGCCATTCTATtgacaaatattaaataatgccttcttttatttttttcccattattTTTGGAATTGGAACtgaattattttaacatttaatatttatataataggtGTTTTTTGGACTAAAATAATTGTTCTTTCAAACAGACATGAATAATCGtgttttttaaatctaaaagcgagttatatatatatatgttgatttataatttaaaagatatttctttctactttttaacgaaaaaatataattatttacgAACGACATCTTTTAATAAAAAGGTGTGTCATTTATAGTCACTCAATGtctataaattaactaaattttgtatcatatatatctatatatatatatatatattgtgtttgaAATTTCCACTCTTTCATCTAATCTCTAGTGTTGTCTCTCTAAGAGTTTTTGTACTAATTTTGTTAGAGTCTAGggtaattaaattacttaacaATGTTTTTGTCGAATGTGATCAAAACTTTCATTATCCTTCtatttattatcttttataataatataacaattaTTCAAGTTATTCTCGTTATAGTTATTGGTACATGTTATTGTTAGGCTTTTATTTTCGattaggggtgagcaaaagttcAATTTACCTGAATCGATCCAACTTGTCGGGTtaattcgattcgatttttttcttgtataaatTCGGTTCagttaattttttctcaaaaattagatttttgattttttggttagAAAAATCGAAATAACTgaacatatcaaattttaaaataatattattttgaagtttataaaataatgtcgttttctttaattttatgtattttttatcgattttctttattttcttttgtgtgttttttgggtttaatcagtttagtttagtttatacGGTTtgagttcgattttttttattatcagtTAATTCGATTTTTTGGGTTAATCTATCAGTTCGATTTAATcggttaataaattttaatctgTTCGGTAACCAAATCGACCATTTGCACACATCTACTCTTGATTGTCCAAttacttatttttaacaaaacgATAGCTCTTACGCTCTTTAAGAAGAAAAGGGtctatcaatttttttctttttttctcttattttgatgttttaaatCAAAAGTTAAAATCTCCAATATAATTAAGTTGTGTTAACTTGTGAATGTAATCTATGAATCAGTAACAAAAACATAATCATTCATTTTGGGAAATGGTAAACAGTATTAGGCATGATTAGTTTATATGCAACCCATGTGAATGAGAGGCCCCCCTTCAATCCACTCTTACTCAATTCTTTTTGGGAAATCTCATTATCAAGTAGATTGTTTGTAGGCACCACCAATCAAACAAATGACACTAAAGATTGATTGCTTATAggaatataacaaaataaatacctaaacCACAGGCAtactcaaaataaattaaaactagtGTTTTattcacaatatatattaaatgttttctataaaaatatcaatttgtGGGTATTTCAAGTTCCAGGTAGCGTTGACACAGTGGTTGTGGGCCCATGTTTCTATGAAATAAGGAAGATTAAATGCAGTGATGGTGTAAGGTGAGGGGGGAAAATATCCTAGGGCTGGGACATGGGAATTAGGTGGACATGTGAAGTGAAGGGAATGGTGGTGTCCAACTCAGCCATACATTATCCTCTCTATATCACATCAACCCAAATACCATCTAATAATATATCCTTGTCTATGACTCTCATTTTTAGGACAAGGACATGTGTGCCCTTGTTTAGATCTCTTTTCATGCCCAAAAATTGTGCCAAACAATGGGACCTAGGGCTATCATAATATCATTAGCCTTTATAAGTTTAGGAAGTCAACTTCCAATTGGGTTCCACTAGAGTTTGTATGTGAGGGTTGGTTAACATTGACTTTCCATTGCTAATGGCATAATTTTTATTGGGTAAAGTTAGGTTTGCAAAATTGTACATTTgtagtataaaatattttcttgtatCGTTATACTTGTACCGTTACACAAATTTCTCCATCTCGTGATTTGTTAAGGGCCTTGACTTTTGGCACTCGATCCTCGACCCACATACACACAGAAGCTAAAGTTTACATTTACATCATCTAATTAGAAGATTAACTCATGCTGTTCTTTTGAGTATACATAAATGCCAACAAAGATCTAGCTAAGAGTTTATTAGTCCAAAAAAGCAAAATTCTAGCTAGAGTTTAGGTTCTATCTCCAAGGCCGACTAAAAATGATTGGGCCTTTGAACCTAATCGGCCCAAACCATAGCCCATGGCCCTGAACACTGTTTCAACTTTGTAACGGGCTTGATCTAGTTTTCTTGTTTGCTGGGCCCACTGGACTTGAAGGGCCTTATTGGGCTTTCCAGATGGTGTTGGGCCGACTCAGCTCTCCTGGGAATGAACGAAAGGGTCCTTGTTCATTCATATTGACGAAAACACCCTTCTTATCAAAGCTACATTGTACCAGGTTTTGCAGGACATGGAAGTTGTCATCATGAAGCAGAGATACTCCAACCAGCTTGCCGATGAAAGCCCCAATTTCTAACAGTCTGACTCCCCATTTGATATTGATCCCTCGATTTCCATCTCCAAATTTTCTATTCCGCTTTCCTCCACTTTCCCGGGAAAGTCCATGCTTGTTGAGCTTCTCCCACAGGAAATGGCTGTACCATCCCAAAACACTGACTTTCTGCTCTGGGGCACCAAGTTTCGGTGGATGGGACGACCCACGACTCGGTGGTGGCTCGGCCCTATCGGGTGAGTCAAACCAGCTCCTTAGTCTTCTGAATTCTCTTGGAATCGATGACAAAAAGTATATCTTTGTCTATGTACTAGGGTTCGTTTGTGCTTTGGCCATttctagggttagggtttccTCAACTGTTCTGTTCCCAGCTTGCGCTATTGTTTTTGCTGTTGGGTTTTCAATTGGCTTTGTTAATTGGGGACATGCGAATAACTTGAACTTAGTTGCTGCCAAGAAAAAGCCGAAGGATGAAACTTTTAGGGTTTCAGTTGAGAAATTGAGGAATTTGGTGCATCTGTTGGCTGAATTTGATGATAAGATTAGTAACTTGAAGAATGGTATAAGAAGGGGAATTGAGAACAGTCATGTCACTGTGGGTGATCTGCAGAGATATTCTAAGGCCATGGAATCAATTCGGTTATCTAGTTTGAATGCTAGGAGTGTTGTTGATGCTTGTATTGATGTCCTGTCAGTCGAGAACCGGGAAACTGAAAGAATTTTGAATCAGAAATCAAgtaggagaaagaaagaagtggGCGAAGCTGGGTTCGATCTGTTCCAGTACATTGGTGGTTTGTTTCAAGAAAGTTCAGTTAGTTCCAAgccaaataaaatgaaagatagTGTTAAGAGGGGGTCAGTGCATGTGGAGGTGAATGACAGAAGTCGAGGCAACATTTTAGGTATGGTGGGTGAAGAACAGGTTATAACAAGCTCAGCATCTATTGACGATGCAGGAAACCAGAAAGCAGCATTTTCAAGAGATATTCTGCATACGCCTGATATGGTTCGGAGTGGAGAAGAAATGTTGGATAATGAAGCAAGGAGAATTAATGTTCTCTTAcaagatgatgaaataaagaTTTCAGATAGGGAAGCTAATAGAAAAGTTATGGACAATGAACTGTATAGTTACCAAAATAACAGACCAAGATTCATAAACAACCAACAGATCTCTCTTATGATAGATCATCATAATGGAGTTGAAACGTGGGCATCACAAGATAACTTCCTTGATTCTGTGGATTTTAGTGTCAATCTGAAGCACATGCAAACTGAAGCTTTAGTTGAACGAGAAGAGATACTACACAGGACCAATGGAAGTTACAGGCCTAGTCAATCCAGGGAGAATAGAGAAGAGGACATTTACAAACCTCGTAGTGTGGAAAAAGAGAGGGTGATTCGTGAAGATGAACAATCCATAGCTGATCACCCATCTGAACGCAAGAATGACTCCTTCCCATCTTCTACAGTTTCAGATGATATTATGTTCAATGGGTATCTTATGCAAGCTAATGCCCTCCTAAAAGAAGCCAGGAAATGTCTGAAGGTAAGTGGTGATGAAGGGCATGCAGAAACTGTATTATACAAGTCTGCAAAATTACTCTCTAAAGCCTTAGACATGAAGCCTATGAGTTTACTAGCTGTAGGCCAGTTGGGAAATACCTATCTTCTCCATGGAGAACTAAAACTGAAAATGAGTCGTCACTTGAGAGCTCTACTTGCAAACAAAGATACAATATTTGTCCACGAACGGCCTAAAGTACTTAAAGGACTAGAAGATGAGCTCACAAGCAAAGACAAAATTGCATCAGCACTTGTTAATGTTTGTGAAGACTGTGAAGAACTCCTTGTTCAGGCTGGGAGAAGATATAGGTTTGCCTTGTCAATTGATGGAGACGACATGAGAGCCCTGTATAACTGGGGTCTTGCCCTGTCCTTCCGTGCACAGTTGATTGCAGATATTGGACCAGTAAGCATTGTCCTTGACATGTTAGCTTATTTTCTCCATATGTTTCACTATACAAATTTGAACTCACGCATGAAGAACTGGCCTTAAAAATAAGTCGGAGGAATTTCCCGACTTTACCAAAGCTGTTAAGAGTTTTTGTTTGATACCCTTTTTTCTCCCTTTTGTTTCGAACAATCCAAACACGATACTTGGCCTTTTCTTTTTGTGGGTAGTGGAAATACAATACCTTCAGCACTACTTTGCTGACATGAACATGTCACAGAATTACATCTATTCATActttcaaagaaagaaaaaaggacgaTATTACTTTGATTATTGTGAGTCAAGTTTTACCGTGGCTGTGGCATTTTTCAATGGCTAAGCATGTCTTTGTGAATTGCAGGAAGCAGCTTTTGATGCTGACAAGGTTTTCTTGGCTGCAATAGACAAATTTGATGCCATGATGTCCAGAAGCAATGTTTATACACCTGATGGTATGATAATTTGCCCTTTATTTGTCAAATATTGTTTTCTTATGATGATGTGCCCTTATGACCATGGAAATTTTCAGACACTACTTGCTAAGATTGAAAATGAAGAGTGCAGTGGCCTAAAGTATAAAATAATGGATACCGAGTGATTCTAATATTGGAAATGTGCAGGAATTTTGAAGTCCCACTTCTACTTAAAACTCACTGTTAGCAAAAGTCCAAGAGAAATAGATCTTGCCCTTAGTATCAAACAAACATCTTGTAGATATGAAAAGGCCCTATTTCTCATATCACCAAATGGGACTTCTCTAGGTTCAAGCTGGAGATCTTTCCTTTAAAGTTGCAATATATGGAAGACCTACGTCTATGGTCAGAATCCTAGAGCAGAAGCACAATCATGCATGCAACTTAGTGCCTTTCAGACCATGCCATCCCATGTTGTTATATTAGagacttgaaaatatcattttgtaaTTCGTGTTTGCAGCTCTGTTTAGATGGGGCTTGGCATTGCAACAAAGATCTCGACTACGGCCAAGGAATAGCAAAGAGAAGGTCAAGTTACTGCAGCAAGCGAAGAGGCTATACGAAGATGCACTCAACATGGACTACGATAATCTCCAAGTAAGAGAAGCCCTCCATTCATGCATCTCTGAGCTCAGTTTTAGGAGCTATTGAAATCCCACCTGCCATTATTCGTTATTCTTGTTATCTATCCCCGCCCCTTCCAAGCAGTAGCATggcttctgtttcttcttcgcCATTTCTTAGTCGTATATAGCAAAATGGAAGAACCCATCGTATGAAAAGATACCGGCTTTTTGGTCAATCATCTTACTTGTGAGTTTCTGCTAAAAGGGAATGTTTCTGATGGGATTTATACTAAGCACCTGAGATAAATATGTAATGTTCATCATGGCATATGTTGTAAGATTCATTGGAAACAAAGATAAGTAAACACTGTTTTAAATGCGTTGGTACATCTCAGCTCAAGTTGGCCATTGCCAGAAATCTTTCTAGTCTTTTGTTATTTCTTGAGTG from Diospyros lotus cultivar Yz01 chromosome 8, ASM1463336v1, whole genome shotgun sequence carries:
- the LOC127807895 gene encoding uncharacterized protein LOC127807895 isoform X1, which translates into the protein MKAPISNSLTPHLILIPRFPSPNFLFRFPPLSRESPCLLSFSHRKWLYHPKTLTFCSGAPSFGGWDDPRLGGGSALSGESNQLLSLLNSLGIDDKKYIFVYVLGFVCALAISRVRVSSTVLFPACAIVFAVGFSIGFVNWGHANNLNLVAAKKKPKDETFRVSVEKLRNLVHLLAEFDDKISNLKNGIRRGIENSHVTVGDLQRYSKAMESIRLSSLNARSVVDACIDVLSVENRETERILNQKSSRRKKEVGEAGFDLFQYIGGLFQESSVSSKPNKMKDSVKRGSVHVEVNDRSRGNILGMVGEEQVITSSASIDDAGNQKAAFSRDILHTPDMVRSGEEMLDNEARRINVLLQDDEIKISDREANRKVMDNELYSYQNNRPRFINNQQISLMIDHHNGVETWASQDNFLDSVDFSVNLKHMQTEALVEREEILHRTNGSYRPSQSRENREEDIYKPRSVEKERVIREDEQSIADHPSERKNDSFPSSTVSDDIMFNGYLMQANALLKEARKCLKVSGDEGHAETVLYKSAKLLSKALDMKPMSLLAVGQLGNTYLLHGELKLKMSRHLRALLANKDTIFVHERPKVLKGLEDELTSKDKIASALVNVCEDCEELLVQAGRRYRFALSIDGDDMRALYNWGLALSFRAQLIADIGPEAAFDADKVFLAAIDKFDAMMSRSNVYTPDALFRWGLALQQRSRLRPRNSKEKVKLLQQAKRLYEDALNMDYDNLQVREALHSCISELSFRSY
- the LOC127807895 gene encoding uncharacterized protein LOC127807895 isoform X2 — encoded protein: MKAPISNSLTPHLILIPRFPSPNFLFRFPPLSRESPCLLSFSHRKWLYHPKTLTFCSGAPSFGGWDDPRLGGGSALSGFVCALAISRVRVSSTVLFPACAIVFAVGFSIGFVNWGHANNLNLVAAKKKPKDETFRVSVEKLRNLVHLLAEFDDKISNLKNGIRRGIENSHVTVGDLQRYSKAMESIRLSSLNARSVVDACIDVLSVENRETERILNQKSSRRKKEVGEAGFDLFQYIGGLFQESSVSSKPNKMKDSVKRGSVHVEVNDRSRGNILGMVGEEQVITSSASIDDAGNQKAAFSRDILHTPDMVRSGEEMLDNEARRINVLLQDDEIKISDREANRKVMDNELYSYQNNRPRFINNQQISLMIDHHNGVETWASQDNFLDSVDFSVNLKHMQTEALVEREEILHRTNGSYRPSQSRENREEDIYKPRSVEKERVIREDEQSIADHPSERKNDSFPSSTVSDDIMFNGYLMQANALLKEARKCLKVSGDEGHAETVLYKSAKLLSKALDMKPMSLLAVGQLGNTYLLHGELKLKMSRHLRALLANKDTIFVHERPKVLKGLEDELTSKDKIASALVNVCEDCEELLVQAGRRYRFALSIDGDDMRALYNWGLALSFRAQLIADIGPEAAFDADKVFLAAIDKFDAMMSRSNVYTPDALFRWGLALQQRSRLRPRNSKEKVKLLQQAKRLYEDALNMDYDNLQVREALHSCISELSFRSY